The following proteins are co-located in the Athene noctua chromosome 16, bAthNoc1.hap1.1, whole genome shotgun sequence genome:
- the R3HDML gene encoding peptidase inhibitor R3HDML codes for MTVLHLHLYLTALGFWMTQQSSSFLLPNATELLSPAGGRPTGLLWGVGVPRTRRKRYLSPRDMNVILDYHNQVRAQVSPPAANMEYMVWDERLARAAEAWAARCLWDHGPPQLMKYVGQNLSIHSGRYRSIVDMVKSWHQEKQHYSFPQPHECNPRCPSKCSGSVCSHYTQMVWASSSRLGCALGTCTNVRVWGSTWRHAVLLVCNYAIKGNWLGEAPYKVGQPCSACPPTYGGGCSNNMCFTGLKSNQVSWF; via the exons ATGACTGTGCTCCACCTGCACCTGTACCTCACTGCCTTGGGCTTCTGGATGACACAGCAGTCCAGCTCCTTCTTGCTCCCCAACGCTACTGAGCTCCTGTCCCCCGCCGGGGGCAGACCCACGGGCCTGCTGTGGGGCGTGGGGGTCCCCCGGACCCGTCGGAAGCGATACCTCTCCCCCCGCGACATGAACGTGATTTTGGACTATCACAACCAAGTGCGGGCACAggtgtccccccccgccgccaaCATGGAGTATATG GTGTGGGACGAGCGGCTGGCCAGGGCAGCGGAGGCGTGGGCTGCGCGCTGCCTGTGGGACCATGGCCCCCCCCAGCTGATGAAATATGTGGGGCAGAACCTCTCCATCCACTCGGGCAG GTACCGCTCCATTGTGGACATGGTGAAATCATGGCACCAGGAGAAGCAGCACTACtcctttccccagccccacgAGTGCAACCCCCGCTGCCCCTCCAAATGCAGTGGCTCTGTCTGCAGCCACTACACGCAG ATGGTTTGGGCATCCTCCAGCCGCCTGGGCTGCGCCCTCGGCACCTGCACCAACGTGCGGGTGTGGGGCAGCACGTGGCGGCACGCTGTCCTCCTGGTCTGCAACTACGCCATCAA GGGCAACTGGCTGGGAGAAGCACCATACAAGGTGGGGCAGCCGTGCTCGGCCTGCCCCCCCACCTATGGCGGGGGCTGCTCCAACAACATGTGCTTCACCGGACTCAAATCCAACCAAGTCAGCTGGTTCTAG